A DNA window from Candidatus Eremiobacterota bacterium contains the following coding sequences:
- a CDS encoding AAA family ATPase, whose product MISNVGPLTPDLQSAQGLRGPAANLGSASPEIALQADGTVFSSPGEDDIAAQKAKLDAMKGATQQAGGAAQPPKLVAVEEPFEKSKTYIPSAKAKLIETETTVSNLKRLAIGIKLKENVLMEGPTGAGKTALVKNLAHLTRNELRRINLSDMTDITEIIGGFKPTTDAETGKQKFEWRDGIVVEAMRKGQWLLLDEINLANPDILERMNSLFDDDRYLVLSEKPDNEMVKPDPNFMIFCTMNPASYSGRKELSDAMKNRLHMMWVDSLPPAENVEIMKAISKTKLPDETLLKMAMFNQTIADLAEHRQLGKRDGPYPFTLRDVIKWLGRIEEHKGDYGDINQVIYQEGQRVYVDRFQTKEDRDLVEDTLKAVFGKAAMPTQRNKEIKDLGNGNVQIGNAVIEKNPLGGEFVPGEDSKLILTGTGMDQMEKIAGCVQNDEMVLLVGPTASGKTSYVRYLANIANTNIRRYNLSQQTDTTDFIGGFVPTGQPGQFAWRDGILVESMKPKCIRDTQLMTKAGAGDNVRSLPAGTRLNYYMTKDINGEKWSFVECSDGQKGWVKDNNLKSDWIIFDEINLAEPSILERINSLLDDDRSLVLTEKNNERIQAHPSFKIFATMNPATGRYAGRKELSLAMRNRFTEIWHDELKNPAEIKTIVQFFMRKVPEGKELGSKMVDFQTELKDKVMKKEIGAKQRGGYVYTLRNLKYWSNYCKSLYTDELESQIQAKIQDNLVAKGMDKDKAQRAAMKKVMTMANGLGKGETVWTAAETKLKAELDAEKIDIKALKAEALKKAFIEGAVHCYSDEMPDKKDREAVLELAKKHFEGTGKPSDQIYEEWKKAGIL is encoded by the coding sequence GTGATAAGTAATGTAGGACCATTGACACCCGATCTTCAGAGCGCTCAGGGATTGAGAGGACCTGCCGCAAACCTTGGAAGTGCTTCACCGGAGATAGCCTTGCAGGCAGACGGCACGGTGTTCTCATCGCCTGGCGAAGATGACATCGCAGCCCAGAAAGCAAAGCTGGACGCGATGAAAGGCGCCACGCAGCAGGCAGGAGGAGCGGCACAGCCCCCAAAGCTTGTGGCAGTGGAAGAGCCCTTTGAAAAATCAAAGACCTATATTCCTTCAGCAAAAGCGAAGCTCATTGAGACTGAGACAACGGTGAGCAACCTCAAAAGGCTTGCCATAGGCATCAAGCTCAAGGAAAACGTCCTCATGGAAGGCCCCACGGGCGCGGGCAAGACGGCCCTCGTGAAAAACCTCGCCCACCTCACGAGAAATGAGCTCCGGCGCATCAACCTGAGTGACATGACCGATATCACCGAGATCATAGGCGGCTTCAAACCGACAACAGACGCAGAGACCGGGAAGCAGAAATTTGAGTGGCGCGACGGCATCGTCGTCGAGGCCATGCGCAAAGGCCAGTGGCTCCTCCTTGACGAGATCAACCTCGCCAATCCTGACATTCTTGAGCGAATGAACTCCCTCTTCGATGATGACCGCTACCTGGTGCTCTCAGAGAAGCCTGACAACGAGATGGTGAAGCCCGATCCCAATTTCATGATTTTCTGTACCATGAACCCGGCTTCCTATTCAGGCAGAAAAGAGCTCTCCGACGCGATGAAGAACAGGCTCCACATGATGTGGGTCGATTCCCTTCCCCCTGCTGAGAACGTGGAGATAATGAAGGCCATCTCCAAGACCAAGCTCCCCGACGAGACCTTGCTCAAGATGGCCATGTTCAACCAGACCATCGCCGACCTTGCCGAGCACCGCCAGCTGGGAAAGCGCGACGGCCCTTATCCCTTCACGCTGAGGGATGTCATCAAGTGGCTCGGCAGGATTGAAGAGCACAAGGGCGATTACGGCGACATCAACCAGGTCATTTACCAGGAAGGGCAGCGTGTCTATGTGGACCGCTTCCAGACCAAGGAGGACCGCGACCTTGTCGAGGATACCCTGAAGGCCGTTTTCGGGAAGGCCGCCATGCCGACCCAGAGGAACAAGGAGATCAAGGACCTGGGCAATGGCAATGTGCAGATAGGCAATGCAGTCATTGAGAAAAACCCTCTCGGCGGCGAGTTCGTGCCCGGTGAAGACTCAAAGCTCATCCTCACCGGTACCGGCATGGACCAGATGGAGAAAATCGCGGGCTGCGTGCAGAACGACGAGATGGTCCTGCTCGTGGGGCCCACTGCCTCCGGAAAGACGTCGTACGTGAGATACCTCGCGAACATTGCCAATACCAACATAAGGCGCTATAACCTGAGCCAGCAGACCGACACCACCGACTTCATCGGCGGCTTCGTGCCCACGGGGCAGCCCGGGCAATTCGCCTGGCGCGACGGCATCCTCGTCGAATCGATGAAGCCCAAGTGCATCCGCGACACCCAGCTTATGACAAAGGCCGGCGCAGGCGACAACGTCAGGAGCCTTCCGGCGGGGACAAGACTCAACTATTATATGACCAAGGACATCAACGGAGAAAAGTGGAGCTTCGTGGAATGCTCCGACGGCCAGAAGGGCTGGGTCAAGGACAACAACCTGAAGTCCGACTGGATAATCTTCGACGAGATCAACCTCGCCGAGCCGTCAATCCTCGAGAGGATCAACTCCCTTCTCGACGACGACCGCTCGCTGGTCCTCACGGAAAAGAACAACGAGCGCATCCAGGCTCATCCCTCGTTCAAGATATTCGCCACCATGAACCCGGCGACAGGGCGCTACGCGGGAAGAAAAGAGCTCTCCCTCGCGATGCGCAACAGATTCACCGAGATATGGCATGACGAGCTCAAGAACCCCGCGGAGATAAAGACCATCGTGCAGTTCTTCATGCGCAAGGTGCCTGAAGGCAAGGAACTGGGCTCCAAGATGGTGGACTTCCAGACCGAGCTCAAGGACAAGGTGATGAAAAAGGAGATCGGAGCCAAGCAGCGCGGCGGCTACGTCTATACCCTCAGAAACCTCAAGTACTGGAGCAATTACTGCAAGTCACTCTACACAGATGAGCTGGAGAGCCAGATCCAGGCAAAAATCCAGGACAACCTCGTGGCCAAGGGGATGGACAAGGACAAGGCCCAGAGGGCTGCCATGAAGAAGGTCATGACGATGGCAAACGGCCTCGGCAAGGGAGAAACGGTCTGGACAGCCGCCGAGACCAAGCTCAAGGCCGAGCTTGATGCCGAGAAGATTGACATCAAGGCCCTCAAGGCGGAGGCCCTCAAGAAAGCATTCATTGAAGGCGCCGTGCACTGCTACTCCGACGAGATGCCCGACAAGAAGGACAGGGAAGCAGTGCTCGAGCTCGCGAAAAAGCACTTTGAAGGGACGGGAAAGCCTTCCGACCAGATCTATGAGGAATGGAAGAAGGCGGGCATACTCTAA
- a CDS encoding glycosyltransferase family 39 protein, which translates to MNNEPPESQGLSKKLPLLSLSLILVIALAARLPGLGSHSLSIDEAVTWFTALRPLPAILPHMTSTCEVHPPLYFYGAHVWMLLGTSEWIMRLSSVIAGLLSIVISWLLGRELFGGRTAILGTLLLSLSSFHILLSQEFRMYPLIAALFTLSLFLFIRWKRGGSPGYLVLLTIVNTAGLYTHYLLFFPLVIENCCLIADFGPSRKLLRGWIVSQCATAFLYLPWILYYLRNNKGQDLTLRDAPGFWHIATLFSQMTWGPGFPAFLPERAGDGLLVGGIFTLLLSLYALRHAGREAGILCASGLLIPLSAAVLLSRFTPFRIFEFKYFLIIAPLFFLLIALLVCSMKVKAIAALFLALFLITNAISWARCAWDPRYQGQNWRGASAILQKFSSDDEVIVVHPSMMSQGIFYYYGGKSLLYPVDSPDRGALLKELEKFKRVWLCFTPHHPYVVRTGLARWMDRVLEEKNYALIPGETFIPSSVIMLKLYEVPSHKEQDHGNPPPGEGSP; encoded by the coding sequence ATGAATAATGAACCGCCAGAAAGCCAAGGGTTATCGAAAAAACTCCCCCTCCTTTCACTTTCCCTCATTCTTGTCATTGCACTGGCAGCGAGGCTCCCGGGCCTCGGGTCCCACAGTCTTTCTATTGATGAGGCCGTCACCTGGTTCACGGCCTTGAGGCCTCTTCCCGCCATTCTGCCGCACATGACCTCCACATGCGAGGTCCACCCGCCTCTCTATTTCTATGGGGCCCATGTATGGATGCTCCTTGGAACATCGGAATGGATAATGCGCCTTTCCTCGGTCATAGCCGGGCTTTTAAGCATAGTGATATCCTGGCTCCTCGGAAGAGAGCTTTTTGGCGGGCGCACGGCCATCCTGGGCACTCTCCTTCTCTCACTTTCATCGTTTCACATACTACTCTCCCAGGAATTCAGGATGTACCCCCTTATCGCGGCCCTCTTCACCCTCTCGCTCTTTCTTTTCATCAGGTGGAAGCGGGGAGGATCACCGGGGTACCTGGTCCTCCTCACCATAGTGAACACCGCAGGGCTCTATACTCATTACCTCCTCTTCTTCCCCCTTGTAATCGAAAATTGCTGCCTCATCGCCGATTTCGGGCCGTCACGAAAACTGTTGAGGGGATGGATTGTCTCTCAATGCGCCACGGCCTTTCTTTACCTTCCCTGGATACTCTATTATCTGAGAAACAACAAGGGCCAGGACCTGACCCTGCGCGATGCGCCGGGCTTCTGGCACATCGCCACGCTCTTCTCCCAGATGACCTGGGGCCCGGGCTTCCCTGCCTTTCTCCCCGAAAGGGCAGGCGATGGCCTTCTTGTAGGGGGGATATTCACCCTGCTGCTGTCACTCTATGCCCTCAGGCATGCAGGCAGAGAGGCAGGGATACTCTGCGCGTCGGGACTTCTCATCCCTCTGTCTGCGGCAGTTCTGCTGTCGCGCTTTACTCCCTTCAGGATCTTTGAGTTCAAATATTTCCTCATCATAGCGCCCCTCTTTTTCCTTTTGATTGCCCTGCTGGTCTGCAGCATGAAAGTGAAAGCCATTGCGGCTCTGTTCCTGGCGCTTTTCTTGATCACCAATGCCATCTCATGGGCACGCTGCGCCTGGGATCCGCGTTACCAGGGCCAGAACTGGCGCGGAGCCTCCGCCATCCTCCAGAAGTTCTCCAGTGATGACGAGGTAATTGTCGTCCACCCCTCGATGATGTCCCAGGGAATATTCTACTATTACGGGGGAAAGAGCTTATTGTATCCCGTGGACTCACCAGACAGGGGGGCTCTGCTGAAAGAGCTGGAAAAATTCAAGCGCGTATGGCTCTGCTTCACTCCCCACCATCCCTATGTCGTCAGGACAGGCCTTGCACGCTGGATGGACAGGGTTCTCGAGGAAAAAAACTATGCCCTTATCCCCGGGGAGACTTTCATACCCTCAAGCGTCATCATGCTCAAGCTCTATGAGGTGCCTTCCCATAAGGAGCAGGATCACGGAAACCCGCCGCCGGGAGAGGGGAGTCCTTGA
- a CDS encoding YkgJ family cysteine cluster protein, which produces MKSLVLALEKQLARVLGKSFLVKGKCRRCGRCCRQMALTLGGRKIGTEEDFDTLKKLFPAYQRFVIQGTAPGGALVFSCTRLGSENLCGDYRRRPSFCRQFPDVQSFDLLHLLPEGCGYSLIPLREFNEFLRDEMK; this is translated from the coding sequence ATGAAAAGCCTCGTGCTGGCTCTTGAGAAGCAGCTTGCCAGGGTTCTGGGAAAAAGCTTCCTCGTGAAAGGGAAGTGCCGGCGGTGTGGACGATGCTGCAGGCAGATGGCCCTTACCCTCGGGGGAAGAAAGATCGGGACAGAAGAGGATTTTGACACGCTCAAAAAACTCTTCCCCGCCTATCAGAGGTTTGTGATACAGGGGACCGCGCCAGGCGGCGCCCTTGTATTCTCCTGCACAAGGCTCGGCAGCGAAAACCTCTGCGGTGACTACCGCCGCAGGCCTTCTTTCTGCAGGCAGTTCCCCGATGTCCAGAGCTTCGATCTCCTCCACCTCCTCCCCGAAGGGTGCGGCTATTCTCTTATTCCCCTGAGGGAATTCAATGAGTTCCTCCGCGATGAGATGAAATAA